One part of the Mesorhizobium sp. M4B.F.Ca.ET.058.02.1.1 genome encodes these proteins:
- a CDS encoding quinone-dependent dihydroorotate dehydrogenase, protein MSMLDRIGQKLLFTLDPETAHGLSIAALRCGLPVAPRAPRDDRLKLRVAGLDFPNPLGMAAGYDKNAEVPDALLGLGFGFAEVGTVTPLAQTGNPKPRIFRLTADEAVINRLGFNNEGHEAAEKRLAARKGRLGIVGVNIGANKDSADRIGDYERGVARFAPHATYLTVNISSPNTPGLRNMQAREQLGELLSRVMAARASASAQPPVFLKIAPDLVEAELEDIAAEVAEKRVDGVIVSNTTLARTGLRSASLAGEAGGLSGKPLFERSTAVLARMRKLVGPEMAIIGVGGVNSTETALEKIRAGADLVQLYTGMIYAGPALPGRIVAGMARFVEREGLTSLRELRDSRLDHWAVKAH, encoded by the coding sequence ATGAGCATGCTCGACCGTATCGGCCAGAAACTGCTGTTCACGCTCGATCCGGAAACGGCACATGGCCTGTCCATCGCCGCGCTCCGATGCGGCTTGCCGGTCGCCCCGCGCGCGCCGCGCGACGATCGGCTGAAGCTGCGCGTCGCAGGCCTCGATTTCCCGAACCCGCTCGGCATGGCGGCGGGCTACGACAAGAATGCCGAGGTGCCGGACGCACTGCTCGGCCTCGGCTTCGGCTTCGCCGAGGTCGGCACCGTCACGCCGCTGGCGCAGACGGGCAATCCGAAGCCGCGCATCTTCCGGCTGACGGCCGACGAAGCGGTGATCAACCGGCTGGGCTTCAACAATGAGGGCCACGAGGCGGCCGAGAAGCGCCTTGCAGCCCGAAAGGGTCGCCTTGGCATCGTCGGCGTCAACATCGGCGCCAACAAGGACAGCGCCGACCGCATCGGTGACTATGAGCGCGGGGTCGCCCGCTTCGCGCCCCATGCCACATATCTCACGGTCAACATCTCCTCGCCGAACACGCCGGGCCTGCGCAACATGCAGGCGCGCGAGCAACTCGGCGAGCTGCTGTCGCGCGTCATGGCTGCGCGGGCGTCGGCTTCGGCGCAGCCGCCGGTCTTCCTCAAGATCGCGCCGGACCTGGTCGAGGCCGAACTGGAAGACATCGCCGCCGAGGTCGCCGAGAAAAGGGTCGACGGCGTCATCGTCTCCAACACAACTCTCGCGCGGACGGGACTACGGAGCGCAAGCCTCGCCGGCGAGGCCGGCGGCCTTTCAGGCAAGCCGCTGTTCGAACGCTCGACCGCTGTCCTTGCACGCATGCGCAAGCTCGTCGGTCCCGAGATGGCGATCATCGGCGTCGGGGGCGTCAATTCCACGGAGACAGCGCTGGAAAAGATCCGCGCCGGCGCCGATCTGGTGCAGCTCTATACCGGCATGATCTATGCCGGGCCGGCGCTGCCGGGGCGAATCGTTGCCGGCATGGCGCGGTTTGTGGAGCGCGAAGGACTGACTTCGCTGCGCGAGTTGCGCGACAGCCGCCTGGATCATTGGGCCGTCAAGGCTCATTAG
- a CDS encoding VOC family protein: MSRMIFVNLPVRDLAASTAFYVALGGTVNPQFSGEKSTSLMFSDAIGVMLLSHDHYREFTKRPIGDARRDSQAMIALTVDDRAAVDATLTSAVAAGGRADPNPAQDLGFMYNRHIEDPDGYVWEIVWMNPAA; the protein is encoded by the coding sequence ATGTCCAGAATGATTTTCGTGAACCTGCCTGTGCGCGACCTGGCGGCGTCGACGGCGTTCTACGTGGCTCTAGGTGGCACCGTAAACCCGCAGTTTTCGGGCGAGAAATCTACCTCGCTCATGTTCTCGGACGCGATCGGGGTGATGCTGCTGAGCCATGACCACTACCGCGAATTCACCAAGCGCCCTATCGGCGACGCGCGGCGTGACAGTCAGGCAATGATCGCCCTCACGGTCGACGACCGCGCCGCCGTCGATGCAACGCTGACCAGCGCGGTTGCGGCGGGCGGTCGCGCCGATCCCAACCCGGCACAGGATCTTGGCTTCATGTATAACCGCCACATTGAAGACCCAGATGGCTATGTTTGGGAGATCGTATGGATGAATCCGGCAGCCTGA
- a CDS encoding MarR family transcriptional regulator, giving the protein MDRAEAAAKQWARERPDLPVLPIETVGRLLDAAARVIRDHMNPLLSGAGLNVGEFDVLTPLRRSGEPYMLSPTQLYESAMISSAGMTNRLDRLERAGLVERRPDPKDRRGKKIALTTGGKRAIDDLIGPMVALEEQLISVLTPSEQETLNALLKKLLTGL; this is encoded by the coding sequence ATGGATCGTGCCGAGGCCGCGGCTAAGCAATGGGCTCGCGAGCGCCCCGACCTTCCAGTGTTGCCTATTGAAACGGTAGGTCGTCTGCTCGATGCCGCCGCGCGCGTGATCCGCGATCACATGAACCCGCTGCTTTCGGGAGCAGGCCTGAATGTAGGTGAGTTTGATGTGCTGACGCCGCTCAGGCGCTCCGGCGAACCCTATATGCTTTCGCCAACGCAGCTTTACGAATCGGCAATGATCTCGTCGGCCGGCATGACCAACCGCCTGGATCGACTGGAGCGCGCCGGGCTGGTTGAACGACGCCCCGATCCCAAGGACCGGCGCGGCAAGAAAATTGCGCTAACGACTGGTGGCAAGCGGGCGATAGACGATTTGATCGGTCCAATGGTGGCGCTAGAAGAGCAATTGATCTCCGTGCTGACGCCGTCGGAGCAGGAGACTCTCAACGCCCTGCTCAAGAAATTGCTCACCGGCCTCTAG